TTGGTAAAGAGGCTTTAAACAGCCCGGTCCCTCAGCAATCTAGCCGTTTTCAGCGTATTCTTCTTCACTTAAGAGCGTTGTTTTTTTTGGCTTCTGGATTGTGGGTTTTTGTGCTGCTGTATGAATTGCTTGAGTCAGCCTACAACTACTTGAAGACGAAGTTTGGCAAACAAAAAATGTAGGTTGAGAGCAGTAACTTGCGCGTTCTTTGCTTTGTTATCGGTCACTGTATCTCACCCTTTACAATCACGCTTTAAAACGCCCCTAAATAAACCCTAGGTCGCTATCCTCTTAACCCCTGCTAGCCTCATACAATAGTCAGTAGATTAACTTCTGCTCTTTACCACGAGGCTCGCTGCATGAATCAACCATTTTACGATCGACTTCAGCAACAACTAAAAGACGTCACCGAGCAGGGCTTATACAAGCATGAGCGGGTGATCACCAGTGCGCAACAGCCGTCGATGGCGGTGGCTGGTGGACAAGAGGTGATTAACTTCTGCGCCAATAACTACCTCGGCTTGGCCAATCATCCTCGGTTGATTGGTGCGGCGAAATCCGCGCTTGATAGCCATGGTTTTGGTATGGCTTCGGTGCGTTTCATTTGTGGTACGCAAGATCTGCATAAGCAGTTAGAAACCGAACTTGCCGCTTTTCTGGGGATGGAAGATGCGATCCTGTATAGCTCCTGTTTCGATGCCAACGGCGGCTTGTTTGAAACCCTGTTGGGGCCAAACGACGCCATTATTTCTGATGCCCTGAACCATGCATCGATCATTGATGGGGTGCGACTGTGTAAGGCTAAACGCTTCCGTTATAGCAACAATGATATGGCGGAGCTGGAGCAGTGCCTACAGCAGGCGGATGCCGCGGGTGTTGAAACCAAACTGATCGCCACCGATGGCGTCTTTTCCATGGACGGTGTGATCGCTGATCTGGCGAGCATTTGTGATTTGGCAGACAAGTACAATGCGCTGGTGATGGTGGATGACTCCCATGCCGTTGGTTTTGTCGGTGAGCAGGGACGCGGCAGTCATGAGTATTGTGATGTGATGGCGCGTGTCGACATTATTACCGGCACTCTGGGTAAAGCGATGGGCGGTGCTTCTGGCGGTTATACGGCCGCGCGTAAAGAGGTGATCGATTGGCTGCGTCAGCGTTCACGTCCCTACCTATTTTCTAACTCCCTAGCGCCCGCCATTGTCGGCGCTTCATTGGAAGTACTGCAACTACTAAAAGAGAGTGCCGAACTGCGTCAGCAGGTAAAGCAGAATGCAGCGTATTTCCGTGAAAAAATGGCCGCTGCGGGCTTTACCTTAGCTGGCGCTGATCATGCCATCGTGCCGGTGATGCTAGGGGATGCCAAGTTGGCGAGCACTATGGCTGACAAGATGCTGGAGCGCGGCGTCTATGTGATTGGTTTTTCATTCCCGGTGGTGCCTCAGAACAAGGCGCGCATTCGAACGCAAATGTCGGCGGCGCATACCCAGCAACAACTTGATCAGGCGATCGCGGCATTTATTGAAGTGGGTAAAGAGTTGAAGGTGATCCCATGACCATGATGCGAGGATTAGCCAAGCTCAAAGCGGCACCTGGGATCTGGATGACCGAGGCACCGTTACCTGAATTGGGACATAACGACCTGCTGATTAAGATCCGGAAAACAGCGATTTGCGGTACCGATCTGCATATCTATAAGTGGGATGAGTGGTCGCAGAACACCATCCCTGTGCCAATGATTGTTGGCCATGAGTATGTTGGTGAAGTCGTTGCTATGGGCCAAGAGGTACGTGGCTTTAGCGAGGGCGATCGTGTTTCGGGAGAGGGACATATTACTTGTGGTCACTGTCGAAATTGCCGCGCCGGCCGTCGTCACTTATGCCGAAATACCGTAGGTGTCGGCGTGAATAGGCAGGGGGCATTCGCTGATTATCTGGTGATCCCTGCTTATAACGCATTCAAGATCCCTACAGGGATCAGTGATGAATTGGCGTCTATCTTCGACCCATTCGGTAACGCCGTGCATACCGCGCTAAGTTTCGATTTAGTTGGCGAAGATGTACTTATTACCGGCGCAGGCCCGATCGGCATCATGGCGGTGGCGATAGCCCGCCATTGTGGTGCTCGTCATGTGGTGATCACCGATGTGAATGATTATCGTCTGAATCTGGCGGCGCAGATGGGGGCGAGTCGGGTAGTCAATGTGGCGAAAGAATCATTGTCTGATGTGATGGTTGAGCTGGGTATGACCGAAGGTTTTGATGTCGGTATGGAGATGTCGGGTGTGCCAAGTGCCTTTTCCGCGATGCTGGACAAGATGAACCATGGCGGCAAAATTGCGTTGTTGGGGATCCCGCCATCGGACATGGCTATCGATTGGAATCAGGTGATCTTCAAAGGGCTTGAAATCAAAGGTATTTATGGTCGAGAGATGTTCGAGACCTGGTACAAAATGGCTAGCCTGTTGCAGTCTGGTTTGGATATTTCGCCGGTGATCACCCATCGTTTTGATATCAATGATTTTCAGCTTGGCTTCGATGCCATGGTCTCTGGTCAATGTGGCAAGGTGATCCTGGATTGGAGCGACTGACAGCAGCATTTGCTTTAGCGTACGGTCATAAATCTGCAGTAGTTGGTTGCTAGAGTGCACAGCAATTGCGGTGCTGACATTGAATCGGTACCCATTTGTCTGTGGCGACAGAGGAACAATGACTATGCTAAGCCAGACTCGAGTGTGTGCCGAATGTGAAGGTACAGGTATCTTTACCTTAATTAGCCACCGCGGTATCGAGGGCTTGTATCGTGAGCTGATCGATTGCCCCGGCTGCCAAGGCTCCGGGGTTGAAGCGGGTATGCTGAAACTGGTATCACGCTGGTCATCGGCGCCAGAGTCGAAAATTAACCTGGTCGAATAGACGGGCTAGATTAACCCCCTAGACTCCTTGGGTGTTTATCTGTGCTTAGCTCACGTAGAATCTCCCTTCGCCAAGAAGGAGTCGTCATGAGCGAGTTTCAACATATCGATGTTATGCAAACCCAACAACTGCTGGATGCCGATGAGGCGACCGTGGTTGATATCCGTGATGAAAACAGCTTCGCTGCGGGCCATATTCAAGGATCTGTTCATCTTACCAACGGTTCATTGTCGAACTTTATGGCCGACGCTGATTTTGACCGTCCACTGATTGTGGTTTGCTATCACGGTATCAGTAGCCAAGGGGCTGCGCAGTATATGGCACAGCAGGGTTTCGAGCAGGTGTATAGCATGGATGGTGGTTTTGAAGCGTGGCGTCGCCAGTTGCCCTATGTGGCGCCCGATCCTGATGACGCGCCAATCGCTCCTTAGTTGGCCGCAACGGCCAGAGTATGAGTTCCCGCTCAGAGTGAGGCATAATGGCGTTATCTCATTACCCTAGGTGTCGCTGTGATAGAAATCGCCACGTTATCTTCTCCCCGTGCTGCCCAAGCCTTCGTTGATTATCTAGCTACCCAAAGCATTGCTTGCCAGTTGCGACCGGAAGGGCAGGGGGTAATGCTGTTGTTGCACGATCCGGGGCAAGAATCCCATGTTCGTAGTGAGCTACAGAAATTTGTCGAAAACCCGAGTCATCCGCGCTATATGGCAGCGTCGTGGGAGCGCAGTGATAACGCTGGCGTGCGGTTTGATTACGGTGCACCCGGCACCGGTTTGATGCGTAATTTTCTGCTCCATGCTGGGCCGGTCAACCTGATTGTTTTGGCTATCTGCGCTGTTGTTTTCCTGTTCTCTTTCTTAGGTATGCTGGGCTATGTCCGGTATTGGCTGCAGTTCTTTCCTTCCATCGACGCATTGACAGGGTGGCAGCAATGGCGCTGGTTAACGCCGGCGTTTATCCATTTCAGTTTTATGCACCTGATTATGAATGCGCTGTGGTGGTGGTATCTGGGAGGACAGCTGGAACAGAAAGAGGGAAGCCGGCCGCTGTTGATACTGTTTCTATTAACTGCCGCGCTGCCAAACTTCGCTCAATTTCTATTGAGTGGCCCCAACTTTGGTGGTTTGTCAGGGGTGGTTTATGGTTTGTTTGGTTATGTTTGGGTACGCGGAATGATGGCACCAACAGTGGGATTGTCACTGACCCCCGGGCTCACGGGGTTTATGTTGATATGGTTGGTGATCGGTTTTCTCGGTTGGTTTGGTCCGCCGATGGCTAATATGGCGCATTTCGGTGGCTTGCTGGTGGGCGCTGGCTATGCGGCGACTCGTAGTATCAATAAAAAAGGCTTGGCGGAATAAGCTGACCAGCCAAGCCTTCGATGTCACCCCATGGCGCTATGAGGCCGTGTTTTTAGTGATAAATATATTTGGTAAACAGTAATTCGGTTGCCAGCTCTTGACCGGTTTCCTTTTTCAGCAGTTGATTGACGGTGTTAAAGCACAGCTTACGGATCTCTTCGCGTCCGGCTAACGATTTAACCCTGTCTTCAGGCTGGCGACCCAATACATCAACCAGAGCGGCACGCAGTAAGGGAGCGTGATGCTCAATGATCTTCAGATTGGTTTCGCCTTGAGCCATCAACTCGATGGTTACTCGAACAAAGCCAACTTTCTTTCCTGTGCTCAGGTAGTTGGTAATGATGTCAGGCTCGAAGCCGTAATACATAAAAGTACTGTCATCTGCCAACGCCACTTTTGACGACAGGCTCATCACTAAGCTGATACAGATGGCCATAAGTAGTTGCCGACATTTCACCACGTTTCTCCTGCTGCCAATCACGGCGGTTCTAATCTCTTTGAGGGAAGTCTAAAGGGGTTGATGGCTTACGCCAAGCTTCCGTATCAAACTCTGACACTATTATTGTCCATTATTCAGCTTTTCAACGGGTTCCTGTTACTATATCGGCGATTATTACCAGTTATTTAGTGATTGTGAGCAAGCAAGAGTTATCTCGCCATTTTCCTTTCGGTCTTACGACCCAATGGAGCCCCATAAAACAACAAGATCTGCACTCCGTGCGGATGGCTGACTGGTTGTTGGATAGCACCTCATTAACGGCCCGTTTGAAGCGACATTGTCAGGATTTCTCTGTCCGTGTGTTAGGGGAGTCTTATCTGGCTTTGAGCGCGGATGAACAGTCACAACTAGCAACCGCTGACAGCGAAGGGTTTGTCCGTGAAGTTATCCTGTTTTGTGATGATAAACCTTGGGTCTTTGCTCGCACGGTGGTGCCGTTAGCTACCCTGTCTCAGGGACAAGAGCTACAGCAACTTGGTGAGCGGCCGTTGGGTGCCTTATTGTTTGCCACGCCGGGTATGGTGCGAGATGCCGTTGAGGTGACTCATTTAGCGGCAGATCATCCGCTGTCTAAATCGGCCCTGCTGTGGGGCGCAGATAAGCAAAGGGATCTGTGGGGACGACGCTCCCGTTTTTTGTTGCCTGCAGGTGCTTTGCTGGTCAGCGAAATGTTTTTACCCGACTGTGCTGCCTATGTTGAGGAGTAAGTAAGGTGGAGATTGCGCAGAAGCTATCGGCCTATGGACGTCTGATGCGAGTGGATCGTCCTATTGGCACTTTATTACTGCTTTGGCCGACGTTGTGGGCTTTACTGATTGCGGCTCAAGGTGTGCCAGAGTGGCACCTACTGGTGGTATTTGGCTTGGGTGTGTTCTTGATGCGCTCGGCTGGATGTGTAATTAACGATTTTGCCGACAGAAACTTTGATGGGTATGTGACGCGCACCCAACAACGGCCGTTGGTAACGGGCGAAGCCAGCGCAAAAGAGGCGTTGGGACTGTTCTTTGTGCTGTCGTTTTTTGCTTTCTTATTAGTGCTGACACTGAATACTTTTACCATCGTATTAAGTGTCGGTGGTCTGGTACTTGCTGCTTGTTACCCCTTTACTAAGCGCTTTACTAACCTTCCGCAGGTGGTGTTAGGTGCCGCCTTTAGCTGGGCGATACCCATGGCATTTGCAGCCGTTCTCGGAGAAGTCCCGCGCTATGCTTGGTGGTTGTTTGCCGCCAATCTGAGCTGGACGGTGGCTTATGACACCCTATACGCCATGGTTGATCGGGATGATGATGAGAAGGTCGGGATCAAGTCGACTGCGCGACTGTTTGGGCATTACGATTTGCTGGCGATCGGTGTATTGCAAAGTATGACTTTACTCTTGCTAGCCTTGCTATTCACAGAGCTGGATTTAGGTTGGGCTGCCTGGTTAAGTCTACTAATTGCCGCACTCTTGTTTATTTCTCAACAAGTACAGGTCAAAGCGCGAGAGAGGAATGCTTGCTTTCAAGCATTCCTCGCTAACAACCGGGTCGGATGGGTACTTTCTTTAGGATTGTTGACCAGCTATCTGATGTAGGCCTTATCTAAGGCCGATACACCATTATGCTTTTTACTTTTTCTGTCTTTAGGGGCAGAGAGAGTTTTCTGTGGAAATATCCAGCGAAAGGTAGTCTTTACTGGTCACTAGCTGACTAATTGCATCGTACGAATGAGTAAAATTAAGACTTAGCGATATGACTATGTCTTGCTGTTCACCGTCAGCTGGTTTCTGCAAAGAGACGTACTCAGCAATAGGCGAGGTATTCGTGAATGCTGAGCTTTTGGTGATGTCTCTGAGACGATCGGTATATTGTTTAACCAACGTTCCGGCATCAACAGAGTCTATTTTTTCTATATAGGTCAAGTGGACAGTTGAGGTTTGTTGTGCCGTGCAAGGCTCTGCTATGGCGGATGATGTGGCTGAAATCAAACCTGCAGCCATGGCCAATAATGACAGTTTCTGTTTTTTGTTCATGTAACGTCCTTTCATTTGAACGGGCGACGCGGTTCCTGCGTGCCTTAGATCGAGGGCTGATTGTATACTAAGAGCAATACCTATTTAAGCCATTCAGATCAACATGATGCAACGCTTGTTGATCTGAATGGTCATGTTTTTGAGGCTAAGCGACGGCTTCATCAATGGTTTGATGTACTTCTGTCGCCAGCAACATTGAGATGGTCTGATGCAGGCTCTTTATCTTGGCTGGCCCTTCGGCCTCATCCATGTAGCCGCCTTCTCGCAACGAGCTGATAAAGATTGAGAACACTTTCTTATCAAAAAACTCTGGCGCACTGATGCCATGCAATGAAGCCAGGCGCTCAGCGATCTTCTGGCTACTGGACTCCAGTTGCCCGCGCTCTAAACCCGGATTGTGGGTGAGCTGCGCTAAAGTGATGGTGTAGCGCTGCAGGGTTTCCTGAATGATATTCGCCAGCAGAATAAGTTGATTGCGCTTACTTGAACGATGTT
This genomic window from Corallincola holothuriorum contains:
- the tdh gene encoding L-threonine 3-dehydrogenase is translated as MRGLAKLKAAPGIWMTEAPLPELGHNDLLIKIRKTAICGTDLHIYKWDEWSQNTIPVPMIVGHEYVGEVVAMGQEVRGFSEGDRVSGEGHITCGHCRNCRAGRRHLCRNTVGVGVNRQGAFADYLVIPAYNAFKIPTGISDELASIFDPFGNAVHTALSFDLVGEDVLITGAGPIGIMAVAIARHCGARHVVITDVNDYRLNLAAQMGASRVVNVAKESLSDVMVELGMTEGFDVGMEMSGVPSAFSAMLDKMNHGGKIALLGIPPSDMAIDWNQVIFKGLEIKGIYGREMFETWYKMASLLQSGLDISPVITHRFDINDFQLGFDAMVSGQCGKVILDWSD
- the ubiA gene encoding 4-hydroxybenzoate octaprenyltransferase, whose protein sequence is MEIAQKLSAYGRLMRVDRPIGTLLLLWPTLWALLIAAQGVPEWHLLVVFGLGVFLMRSAGCVINDFADRNFDGYVTRTQQRPLVTGEASAKEALGLFFVLSFFAFLLVLTLNTFTIVLSVGGLVLAACYPFTKRFTNLPQVVLGAAFSWAIPMAFAAVLGEVPRYAWWLFAANLSWTVAYDTLYAMVDRDDDEKVGIKSTARLFGHYDLLAIGVLQSMTLLLLALLFTELDLGWAAWLSLLIAALLFISQQVQVKARERNACFQAFLANNRVGWVLSLGLLTSYLM
- a CDS encoding flagellar basal body-associated protein FliL — translated: MKCRQLLMAICISLVMSLSSKVALADDSTFMYYGFEPDIITNYLSTGKKVGFVRVTIELMAQGETNLKIIEHHAPLLRAALVDVLGRQPEDRVKSLAGREEIRKLCFNTVNQLLKKETGQELATELLFTKYIYH
- the glpE gene encoding thiosulfate sulfurtransferase GlpE codes for the protein MSEFQHIDVMQTQQLLDADEATVVDIRDENSFAAGHIQGSVHLTNGSLSNFMADADFDRPLIVVCYHGISSQGAAQYMAQQGFEQVYSMDGGFEAWRRQLPYVAPDPDDAPIAP
- the glpG gene encoding rhomboid family intramembrane serine protease GlpG; protein product: MIEIATLSSPRAAQAFVDYLATQSIACQLRPEGQGVMLLLHDPGQESHVRSELQKFVENPSHPRYMAASWERSDNAGVRFDYGAPGTGLMRNFLLHAGPVNLIVLAICAVVFLFSFLGMLGYVRYWLQFFPSIDALTGWQQWRWLTPAFIHFSFMHLIMNALWWWYLGGQLEQKEGSRPLLILFLLTAALPNFAQFLLSGPNFGGLSGVVYGLFGYVWVRGMMAPTVGLSLTPGLTGFMLIWLVIGFLGWFGPPMANMAHFGGLLVGAGYAATRSINKKGLAE
- a CDS encoding glycine C-acetyltransferase: MNQPFYDRLQQQLKDVTEQGLYKHERVITSAQQPSMAVAGGQEVINFCANNYLGLANHPRLIGAAKSALDSHGFGMASVRFICGTQDLHKQLETELAAFLGMEDAILYSSCFDANGGLFETLLGPNDAIISDALNHASIIDGVRLCKAKRFRYSNNDMAELEQCLQQADAAGVETKLIATDGVFSMDGVIADLASICDLADKYNALVMVDDSHAVGFVGEQGRGSHEYCDVMARVDIITGTLGKAMGGASGGYTAARKEVIDWLRQRSRPYLFSNSLAPAIVGASLEVLQLLKESAELRQQVKQNAAYFREKMAAAGFTLAGADHAIVPVMLGDAKLASTMADKMLERGVYVIGFSFPVVPQNKARIRTQMSAAHTQQQLDQAIAAFIEVGKELKVIP
- a CDS encoding chorismate--pyruvate lyase family protein; amino-acid sequence: MSKQELSRHFPFGLTTQWSPIKQQDLHSVRMADWLLDSTSLTARLKRHCQDFSVRVLGESYLALSADEQSQLATADSEGFVREVILFCDDKPWVFARTVVPLATLSQGQELQQLGERPLGALLFATPGMVRDAVEVTHLAADHPLSKSALLWGADKQRDLWGRRSRFLLPAGALLVSEMFLPDCAAYVEE